A single region of the Pontibacter kalidii genome encodes:
- a CDS encoding HTTM domain-containing protein, with protein MKKLAQQLLKPISIYPLVYFRILFGLLMFCEGVGAVLINWVQEHYVEPTYHFGYIGLEWIRPLPGYGMVYVYLLMALLGFLMMVGWRYKLSSFLFFLLFGYGFFSEKTHYLNHHYLIWLISGLMVLLPAHQKLSWDVQRQPELETEVAPQWTLWLFRGQLLLVYFYAGVAKLQPDWLAAKSVSIWLAAKTHFYVIGPYLNTPAMIQLVVWGGVVFDFLIGFALLWPRTRMVAFWVAFAFHIFNSAVFHVGVFPYFMIAANVLFFSPEQIARWFFRKDVDPQALQHLPLRQPGWQQRLGVQFFILYLGWQLLFPLRHFFIPGDVNWTEEGHRFSWRMMLRTKRGTVTYLVKDAATQRQETVFPNRYLAKEQLKELPKHPDMIWQFAQFLKGEYKRQGMQEPEVYAVSRLSLNGYPRHPIVDPNVDLAAVPYTWGAKSWVTPRPEADGWPWQKRMTAEAERQ; from the coding sequence ATGAAGAAACTCGCGCAGCAGCTACTGAAGCCTATTAGTATTTACCCGCTGGTGTACTTCCGCATCCTGTTCGGGCTGCTGATGTTCTGCGAGGGGGTGGGGGCCGTACTCATAAACTGGGTGCAGGAGCATTACGTGGAGCCTACCTACCACTTTGGCTATATCGGGCTGGAGTGGATAAGGCCGCTGCCGGGCTACGGCATGGTGTATGTGTACCTGCTGATGGCGCTACTGGGCTTCTTGATGATGGTGGGCTGGCGTTACAAACTCTCCTCCTTCCTGTTTTTCCTGCTGTTCGGCTATGGTTTCTTCTCCGAGAAAACGCATTACCTCAACCATCATTACCTTATCTGGCTCATCAGCGGGCTGATGGTGCTGCTGCCGGCGCACCAGAAACTATCGTGGGACGTGCAGCGGCAGCCGGAGCTGGAGACAGAGGTGGCGCCGCAGTGGACGCTATGGCTCTTCAGGGGGCAGCTGCTGCTGGTATACTTCTACGCCGGCGTGGCCAAGTTGCAGCCCGACTGGCTGGCGGCAAAGTCCGTGAGCATCTGGTTGGCGGCAAAAACCCACTTTTACGTCATCGGCCCGTACCTGAACACGCCGGCTATGATTCAGTTGGTGGTGTGGGGCGGCGTGGTGTTCGACTTCCTGATCGGGTTTGCGCTGCTGTGGCCCCGCACGCGCATGGTGGCCTTCTGGGTAGCCTTTGCCTTTCATATCTTCAACTCGGCGGTGTTCCATGTGGGCGTGTTCCCTTACTTCATGATAGCGGCCAATGTGCTTTTCTTCAGCCCGGAGCAGATCGCGCGGTGGTTTTTCAGAAAGGATGTCGACCCGCAGGCGCTACAGCACCTTCCCCTGAGGCAGCCGGGCTGGCAGCAGCGGCTGGGGGTGCAGTTCTTCATACTTTACCTGGGCTGGCAGCTGCTGTTCCCGCTGCGGCACTTCTTCATACCCGGCGACGTGAACTGGACCGAGGAGGGCCACCGCTTCTCGTGGCGCATGATGCTGCGCACCAAGCGCGGCACGGTTACCTACCTCGTAAAAGACGCGGCTACGCAGCGGCAGGAAACTGTTTTCCCGAACCGATACCTGGCAAAGGAGCAGCTGAAGGAACTGCCCAAGCACCCCGACATGATCTGGCAGTTCGCGCAGTTCCTGAAAGGGGAGTACAAGCGGCAGGGCATGCAGGAGCCTGAAGTATACGCCGTCTCCCGACTCAGCCTCAACGGCTACCCGCGCCACCCCATCGTAGATCCCAACGTAGATCTGGCTGCCGTGCCGTATACCTGGGGCGCCAAAAGCTGGGTAACGCCCCGGCCCGAGGCCGATGGCTGGCCCTGGCAGAAGCGCATGACGGCAGAGGCAGAACGACAGTAG
- a CDS encoding DUF6152 family protein — MVLSGNLPLFLLVPLSVALSVLHHGWANYDQTKTLDYTGLVEELTYENPHGMLKMQHEDNMWTVVLAPTSRMESRGLTEDMIQPGDSVRVVGYPHKEVKDEMRAERIYVGDKKFELR, encoded by the coding sequence ATGGTCTTATCTGGTAACCTTCCCCTCTTTCTGCTCGTGCCCTTGTCTGTGGCTCTTTCGGTTTTGCATCATGGCTGGGCAAATTACGACCAGACCAAAACCCTCGACTATACCGGGCTGGTAGAGGAACTCACGTATGAAAACCCGCACGGGATGCTGAAAATGCAGCACGAGGACAACATGTGGACTGTAGTGCTGGCCCCAACCAGCAGAATGGAATCCCGCGGCCTGACAGAGGACATGATTCAGCCCGGCGATTCGGTGCGCGTGGTGGGATATCCGCATAAGGAAGTAAAGGACGAGATGCGCGCCGAGAGAATTTATGTGGGGGATAAGAAATTTGAGCTGCGCTAG
- a CDS encoding ABC transporter ATP-binding protein, with amino-acid sequence MSKSKKLHNVTMAQVFKTIIWPRKKYLGVGLVLIIISRVAGLVLPGASKYLIDDVIPNNDSTMLWWLIGGVVAAIAIQSVTSFALTQILSVEAQHLISQLRAQVQRHIIRLPIRFFDNTKTGELVSRIMTDVEGVRNLVGTGFAQMVGGVLTSLICLVLLLYISPLMTGFALIPVAIFGMISTKAFGRIRPIFRERGVINAEVTGRLTETLGGVRVIKGFNAEEQEIKTFENGVTRLFLNVKQSLVTTSMVTSAATLLLGLASAGIMGIGGYLIMNGELTFGDFLAFTLYLGFMIAPILQMSNIGSQFTEAFAGLDRTQEILNTPPEDASGQRTLQLNHIHGDIVFDRVSFAYETGKDVVKEVSFKAPAGTVTALVGTSGSGKTTIAGLAASFLNPDSGTITVDGHDLQSISLQSYRSQLGVVLQDDFLFEGSIRQNILFPRPNATEAQLMQAVQAAHVQEFTDRFPDGLNTLIGERGVKLSGGQRQRIAIARAILADPRILILDEATSNLDTESESLIQASLKNLMQGRTTFVIAHRLSTIRQADQILVIEQGRIAEQGRHEELLEKQGRYYQLYTYQARI; translated from the coding sequence ATGTCAAAATCGAAAAAGCTGCACAACGTTACCATGGCCCAGGTGTTTAAGACCATCATTTGGCCGCGAAAAAAATACCTGGGAGTCGGGCTGGTCCTGATCATCATTAGCCGGGTGGCGGGGCTGGTGCTGCCGGGGGCGAGCAAGTACCTGATTGACGACGTGATCCCCAACAACGACAGCACCATGCTGTGGTGGCTCATCGGAGGGGTGGTGGCGGCCATTGCCATTCAGTCGGTTACCTCTTTTGCGCTCACGCAGATCCTGAGCGTGGAGGCACAGCACCTCATCTCGCAGCTGCGGGCGCAGGTGCAGCGGCACATCATCCGGTTGCCCATCCGCTTTTTCGACAACACCAAAACCGGGGAGCTGGTGTCGCGCATCATGACGGATGTGGAAGGGGTGCGCAACCTGGTGGGCACAGGCTTTGCCCAGATGGTGGGCGGCGTGCTGACCTCGCTCATCTGCCTGGTGCTGCTCCTCTACATCAGCCCGCTTATGACAGGTTTTGCCTTGATTCCGGTGGCTATTTTCGGGATGATTTCCACAAAAGCGTTTGGCCGGATCAGGCCTATCTTCCGCGAGCGGGGCGTGATTAATGCCGAGGTGACGGGCCGCCTGACCGAGACGCTGGGCGGCGTGCGCGTGATCAAAGGCTTTAATGCCGAGGAGCAGGAGATCAAAACCTTTGAGAACGGCGTAACGCGGCTTTTCCTGAACGTGAAGCAAAGCCTGGTGACGACAAGTATGGTGACGAGTGCGGCAACGCTCCTGCTGGGCCTGGCCTCGGCGGGCATCATGGGCATTGGCGGTTACCTGATCATGAACGGCGAACTGACCTTCGGCGATTTCCTGGCCTTTACCTTATACTTAGGGTTTATGATCGCGCCTATCCTGCAGATGAGCAACATCGGGAGCCAGTTTACCGAGGCCTTCGCTGGCCTGGACCGCACGCAGGAGATCCTGAACACGCCCCCAGAAGATGCCAGCGGCCAGCGCACCCTGCAGCTCAACCACATCCACGGCGACATTGTGTTCGACCGGGTATCGTTTGCCTATGAAACCGGGAAGGACGTGGTGAAGGAGGTGAGCTTTAAGGCCCCTGCCGGAACCGTAACCGCCCTGGTAGGCACGTCGGGCTCGGGCAAAACCACCATTGCCGGGTTGGCCGCTTCATTCCTGAACCCCGACAGCGGCACCATTACCGTAGACGGACACGACCTGCAAAGCATCAGTTTGCAGAGCTACCGCAGCCAGTTGGGCGTGGTGCTGCAGGACGACTTCCTGTTCGAGGGCAGCATCCGCCAAAACATCCTTTTCCCACGGCCCAACGCCACGGAGGCGCAGCTGATGCAGGCCGTGCAGGCAGCCCACGTGCAGGAGTTTACCGACCGTTTCCCAGATGGACTGAACACGCTGATCGGGGAGCGGGGCGTGAAGCTTTCAGGCGGGCAGCGGCAGCGTATTGCCATTGCCCGGGCTATACTTGCCGACCCGCGCATCCTCATACTGGACGAGGCTACCTCTAACCTCGACACCGAGAGCGAGAGCCTGATACAGGCCAGCCTTAAAAACCTGATGCAGGGCCGCACCACCTTCGTGATCGCCCACCGCCTCAGCACCATCCGCCAGGCCGACCAGATCCTGGTGATCGAGCAGGGGCGCATTGCCGAGCAGGGCCGCCACGAAGAGCTGCTCGAAAAGCAGGGAAGATACTACCAGCTGTATACCTACCAGGCAAGGATCTAA
- a CDS encoding DUF1059 domain-containing protein, with the protein MKTLKCRDVGFDCNAEVRANTEQEVLTQASKHAREVHGVDVSPQMAEQIKTKIKDDGVR; encoded by the coding sequence ATGAAAACTTTGAAGTGCCGCGATGTGGGCTTTGATTGCAATGCCGAAGTGCGGGCCAATACCGAGCAGGAAGTCCTGACCCAAGCCAGCAAGCACGCCCGCGAGGTGCATGGCGTAGACGTATCGCCGCAGATGGCCGAGCAGATTAAAACCAAGATCAAAGATGATGGAGTAAGGTAA
- a CDS encoding SDR family NAD(P)-dependent oxidoreductase produces MKENTAKQFAGRVAIVTGASSGIGKAAALQYAREGARVVVSDIAQDKGSQVVDEIKAGGGEAIFVKADVSKPEECEQVVKQAVAAFGRLDVAFNNAGIGGETNPVGDMSIEGWDKVIAINLNSVFYCMHYQIRQMLQNGGGAIVNNSSILGQVGFATSAGYVAAKHGVVGLTKSGALEYSARGIRVNAVGPAFIRTPLIADMGEETLQMLTQKHPIGRLGEAEEVAELVIWLSSDKASFVTGAYYAVDGAYLAQ; encoded by the coding sequence ATGAAAGAAAACACAGCCAAACAGTTTGCGGGCAGAGTGGCCATTGTAACCGGGGCCTCGTCGGGTATTGGCAAGGCAGCTGCCCTGCAGTACGCCCGCGAGGGAGCTCGCGTGGTTGTCTCGGACATAGCCCAAGACAAGGGCAGCCAGGTGGTGGACGAGATAAAGGCCGGTGGTGGCGAGGCCATATTCGTGAAGGCAGACGTCTCGAAACCGGAAGAGTGCGAGCAGGTGGTAAAGCAGGCCGTGGCCGCGTTTGGCCGCCTGGACGTTGCCTTTAACAACGCCGGCATTGGCGGGGAGACGAACCCTGTAGGCGACATGAGCATAGAGGGCTGGGACAAAGTGATTGCGATTAACCTGAACAGCGTGTTCTATTGTATGCACTACCAGATCCGGCAGATGCTGCAGAACGGCGGCGGGGCCATCGTGAACAACTCGTCTATACTGGGGCAGGTGGGTTTTGCCACCTCGGCGGGCTATGTGGCAGCCAAGCACGGCGTAGTGGGTCTTACTAAAAGCGGAGCGCTGGAGTACTCGGCAAGAGGCATACGCGTGAATGCGGTGGGGCCAGCCTTTATCAGAACGCCTTTGATAGCAGATATGGGGGAAGAAACCCTGCAGATGCTAACACAAAAGCACCCCATCGGCCGGCTCGGTGAGGCAGAGGAGGTGGCAGAACTGGTGATCTGGCTGAGCTCTGATAAGGCCTCGTTCGTAACCGGCGCTTATTATGCCGTGGATGGCGCTTATCTGGCGCAGTAA
- a CDS encoding bestrophin-like domain: MANEIMYDQNSILIVAILFVLILLAEEAGYRLGKYHQGKTDVDVKAHTNTIQAGMLGLLALILGFTFNMSLQRYNGRSEAVIQEANAISTALMHTWLLPHPYDSLTHRQLQQYVDLRLALSNTDYAMVTEQKALAEETKNLQKAVWMNAVSAARIDPRPVTTGYFLNALDEMINAYGERNARLQLHVPEVILFILFVVFISSGALMGYASGLGRKRTFMPSAMMTFLISLVVFIIIDLDRPNRGIIKVNQESMRQLKAE, from the coding sequence ATGGCAAATGAAATCATGTACGACCAGAACAGTATTTTAATCGTAGCGATCCTTTTTGTGTTGATCCTGTTGGCAGAAGAGGCGGGATACAGGCTGGGGAAGTACCACCAGGGCAAAACCGATGTGGATGTAAAGGCGCATACCAACACCATTCAGGCCGGCATGCTTGGTTTACTGGCGCTCATACTTGGCTTTACGTTCAACATGTCGCTGCAAAGATATAACGGCCGGAGCGAGGCCGTCATCCAGGAGGCCAACGCCATCAGTACTGCCCTGATGCACACTTGGCTGCTGCCCCATCCCTACGACTCGCTCACGCACAGGCAGCTGCAGCAATACGTAGACCTCCGGCTGGCCCTAAGCAATACCGACTACGCCATGGTGACGGAGCAAAAGGCGCTGGCTGAAGAGACAAAAAACCTGCAGAAAGCCGTCTGGATGAACGCCGTAAGCGCAGCCCGCATCGATCCGCGCCCCGTAACGACAGGCTACTTCCTTAACGCCCTCGATGAGATGATCAATGCCTACGGGGAGCGCAACGCCCGGCTGCAGCTGCATGTGCCGGAGGTGATCCTGTTTATACTCTTTGTCGTGTTCATTTCGTCGGGGGCGCTGATGGGCTACGCCAGTGGCCTGGGCCGGAAGAGAACCTTTATGCCTTCTGCCATGATGACGTTTCTGATCTCGCTCGTTGTCTTCATCATCATAGATCTGGACAGGCCCAACAGGGGCATCATTAAGGTGAACCAGGAAAGCATGCGGCAGTTAAAGGCAGAGTAA
- a CDS encoding c-type cytochrome, translated as MKIFLFISSLLLFSFLLLTLPLKDLPEKNSKPTSTAAALQDDQEKIKLGEHLVITSACHDCHTPKKMTAKGQEFDFSRALSGHPADMPPPDVNRKEMEQKGLVVTQTLTAWVGPWGISYAANITSDATGIGNWTEKQFFTAIREGKYKGIETSRPLLPPMPWDMYRNMTDEELSAIFAYLKSTKPIKNVVPAPEPPVTAAPGK; from the coding sequence ATGAAAATCTTTTTATTTATTTCCTCCCTGCTTCTCTTCTCTTTCCTGTTGCTTACACTGCCTTTAAAAGATCTGCCCGAAAAAAACAGCAAGCCGACCAGTACTGCTGCTGCCCTTCAGGATGACCAGGAAAAGATTAAGCTCGGGGAGCACCTGGTCATTACATCCGCCTGCCACGATTGCCATACGCCTAAGAAAATGACTGCCAAAGGCCAGGAGTTCGATTTCTCGAGAGCCTTATCCGGCCACCCTGCCGATATGCCGCCGCCTGATGTGAACCGCAAGGAGATGGAGCAGAAAGGCCTGGTGGTAACCCAAACCCTGACCGCCTGGGTAGGCCCCTGGGGAATTTCGTATGCTGCCAACATAACCTCCGATGCTACCGGCATTGGCAACTGGACGGAAAAACAGTTCTTTACGGCCATACGGGAAGGCAAGTATAAAGGCATAGAAACCAGCCGCCCCTTACTGCCCCCCATGCCCTGGGACATGTACAGAAACATGACAGACGAAGAGTTGAGCGCCATTTTCGCCTACCTCAAGTCTACCAAGCCCATCAAGAATGTTGTTCCCGCCCCTGAGCCTCCGGTTACAGCCGCACCCGGCAAATAA
- a CDS encoding DUF748 domain-containing protein, with translation MIIKKSFIIVAVIILILIGIRLALPSLVKDYVNKTLEELPGYTGHVEDIDLHLYKGAYTIDGLVLEEEGGNPKYPFLRINQTHLSIEWKSLFKGKLAGEVVMNAPQLNIVEAAKADTASKEEPTRQHWSDVVKDLMPIQINRFVVNNGKLAYFDFTEKQQIDLHISDMQLVALNLANVEDAANELPSTVYLTGKSVGGGALKGNMKANLLKEIPDFDMNMQLTRVNLTSINDFIEAHGKFDVERGTMDLYSELKLKDGQLDGYVKPFFENVKVLNLKKDVKEEGILRTTWEAIAGLFVEAAENQPRDQVATKVPISGNVNKPDTDISTTVFNVLRHAFIQAFNKGIEAEATKAEAKEEKK, from the coding sequence ATGATCATCAAAAAATCATTCATAATAGTGGCCGTTATTATCCTCATACTGATCGGCATCCGGTTGGCCCTCCCCTCTCTGGTGAAGGACTATGTGAACAAGACGCTCGAGGAACTCCCCGGCTATACGGGCCATGTCGAGGATATTGACCTGCACCTCTACAAGGGTGCGTATACCATTGATGGCCTGGTACTGGAGGAAGAAGGTGGCAACCCCAAATACCCGTTTTTAAGAATTAACCAAACCCACTTGTCTATCGAGTGGAAATCGCTGTTTAAAGGAAAGCTGGCCGGCGAGGTAGTCATGAACGCGCCCCAGCTGAACATTGTGGAGGCTGCCAAGGCCGATACTGCCTCCAAGGAAGAACCTACCCGACAGCATTGGTCGGATGTGGTAAAGGACCTGATGCCTATCCAGATCAACCGCTTTGTGGTGAACAACGGCAAGTTGGCTTACTTCGACTTCACGGAAAAGCAACAGATAGACCTGCACATATCCGACATGCAGCTGGTGGCCCTGAACCTGGCCAACGTGGAAGATGCAGCAAACGAACTGCCCTCGACGGTATACCTTACCGGGAAATCGGTGGGTGGTGGCGCGTTGAAGGGGAACATGAAAGCCAACCTGTTAAAGGAGATCCCTGACTTCGACATGAACATGCAGCTCACGCGGGTAAACCTGACAAGTATAAACGACTTTATAGAGGCCCACGGCAAGTTTGATGTGGAAAGAGGTACCATGGACCTCTACAGCGAGCTAAAGCTGAAAGATGGTCAGTTGGATGGATACGTAAAGCCTTTTTTCGAAAACGTAAAGGTGCTTAACCTGAAAAAAGATGTGAAAGAGGAAGGTATTCTACGGACAACCTGGGAAGCCATAGCAGGCTTGTTTGTGGAGGCGGCCGAAAATCAGCCACGGGACCAGGTTGCGACCAAGGTGCCGATCTCCGGTAATGTGAACAAGCCCGACACCGACATTTCCACCACGGTGTTCAACGTCCTGCGCCATGCCTTCATCCAGGCCTTCAACAAAGGCATAGAAGCAGAAGCAACTAAAGCGGAAGCCAAAGAAGAAAAGAAGTAA
- a CDS encoding RagB/SusD family nutrient uptake outer membrane protein → MKNILQNLKIGVLSGMLLLISGCELDLTNPNAPDEEQVVETREGLIALSVGVRQFYSTSGIEAAYLYRGVTGRELKGVATFTNVLELEAGGTALPSFNGNILGIWSRMQRVMLMSEQILENAPNVPTITDGMLSGMLANAHLFKAIALATLATTFEQANTETSRGEKVTFKPREEVLAEAISHLNQGIAILDETPVSTEFTRLVTGSSFDLKNILYAYNARYNLYAGNYEAALANANLVDLESTSEFVYSTVSPNPVYNTVAILGYFRPRDNFGLPAELFEEGDAREDFYMSDPSAVVNGDPVRTLTGFFSEPTDPIPVYLPDEIKLIKAEAILRSDGSLEEALALINEVRTQTSGDPFGVNAALPAYSGPVTREALLLEVYKQRSAELFLTGQKWEDSRRFGRPGPPESTAERNRNFYPYPDQERLNNPNTPPDPAI, encoded by the coding sequence ATGAAAAATATACTTCAAAACCTGAAAATAGGTGTCCTCTCAGGCATGCTACTGTTAATAAGCGGTTGTGAGCTTGACCTCACCAACCCCAACGCTCCGGATGAAGAGCAGGTGGTCGAAACCCGGGAAGGCCTGATCGCACTAAGTGTTGGTGTAAGGCAGTTTTATTCCACCTCCGGGATCGAAGCCGCCTACCTGTACAGAGGAGTTACCGGCCGGGAGTTGAAAGGGGTGGCCACGTTCACGAACGTGCTGGAACTGGAGGCCGGAGGCACGGCATTACCCAGTTTTAACGGGAATATTCTTGGTATCTGGTCGAGGATGCAACGGGTGATGCTGATGAGTGAGCAGATTCTGGAGAATGCCCCTAATGTTCCGACTATCACAGACGGTATGTTAAGTGGTATGCTTGCAAACGCACATTTATTTAAAGCTATCGCGCTTGCAACACTCGCCACTACTTTTGAGCAGGCAAATACCGAAACCAGCAGGGGCGAAAAAGTGACCTTTAAGCCCAGAGAAGAGGTGCTGGCGGAGGCTATATCACACCTTAACCAGGGCATTGCCATACTTGATGAAACACCGGTTTCTACGGAATTCACAAGGCTTGTTACAGGATCATCCTTTGATCTAAAAAATATACTTTATGCCTATAATGCAAGGTATAACCTGTATGCCGGCAACTACGAAGCGGCACTGGCCAATGCTAATCTTGTAGACTTGGAAAGTACGTCGGAGTTTGTTTACAGTACGGTTAGTCCTAATCCAGTTTATAATACCGTAGCTATACTTGGGTACTTCAGGCCGCGCGATAACTTTGGCTTACCGGCAGAATTGTTTGAAGAAGGGGATGCACGAGAGGATTTTTATATGAGTGATCCGAGCGCAGTTGTGAACGGAGATCCGGTAAGAACACTTACAGGCTTCTTTTCAGAGCCAACAGATCCTATTCCGGTGTACCTGCCTGACGAAATTAAGCTGATTAAAGCAGAGGCTATACTTCGTAGTGATGGCTCGCTGGAAGAGGCCTTGGCTTTGATCAATGAAGTGCGGACACAGACATCCGGAGATCCGTTTGGGGTTAATGCTGCGCTGCCGGCGTATAGTGGCCCGGTTACAAGGGAGGCCCTGTTATTGGAAGTATACAAGCAGCGTTCTGCCGAGCTATTCTTAACGGGGCAGAAATGGGAAGACAGCCGCCGTTTCGGTCGTCCGGGACCTCCGGAAAGTACGGCAGAGCGTAACAGAAACTTCTATCCTTACCCGGACCAAGAGCGACTCAATAACCCGAACACACCACCCGATCCGGCTATTTAA
- a CDS encoding DUF6644 family protein → MGLTLAELLQALEDSSLAVVIRQSAWLYPFLEILHILGIVLLVGAAFLFDLRLLGYARKLPLPDLAHHLLPWSGRGLYLIIPSGILLFSTNAVALAGDPVFHIKMIMLAVGGLNAGVFQKYLAPASAEWGHTKTPWAAKGVAVCSIVVWVVVIACGRLLAY, encoded by the coding sequence GTGGGCCTTACCCTGGCAGAACTGCTGCAAGCACTGGAAGACTCCTCGCTGGCCGTAGTCATCCGGCAGTCAGCCTGGCTTTACCCTTTTCTGGAGATCCTGCACATCCTGGGCATTGTGCTGCTGGTAGGCGCTGCCTTTCTTTTTGATCTGCGCTTGCTGGGCTATGCCAGGAAGCTTCCTCTGCCAGACCTTGCCCATCATTTATTGCCCTGGTCCGGAAGGGGTTTATACCTGATCATCCCTTCGGGGATATTGCTGTTCAGCACCAATGCGGTAGCCTTGGCAGGCGATCCCGTTTTCCATATTAAGATGATCATGCTGGCAGTGGGCGGTTTAAATGCAGGGGTGTTTCAGAAGTATCTCGCTCCAGCATCGGCGGAGTGGGGGCATACCAAAACACCCTGGGCTGCAAAAGGCGTGGCCGTGTGCTCTATCGTGGTGTGGGTGGTGGTGATTGCGTGCGGGCGCCTGCTGGCCTATTAG